One region of Armigeres subalbatus isolate Guangzhou_Male chromosome 3, GZ_Asu_2, whole genome shotgun sequence genomic DNA includes:
- the LOC134227300 gene encoding uncharacterized protein LOC134227300 isoform X1 — protein sequence MRVITVRNLQNIVKSSYCAYRYNFAEMATESTSDYKSAQSVYDFTVKDGQGENVSLDKYRGKVLLVVNIASKCGLTKGNYAELTELSQKYADKDFKILSFPCNQFGSQMPEQDGEQMVCHLRDAKADVGDVFARVNVNGDDADPLYKYLKHKQGGSLGSFIKWNFTKFLVDKNGVPVARFSPTTTPLDIVKDIDKLL from the exons TACTGTGCATATCGGTACAACTTTGCAGAGATGGCTACCGAATCAACATCGGATTACAAGAGTGCCCAATCGGTGTACGATTTTACCGTTAAGGACGGCCAAGGGGAAAATGTCAGCTTAGATAAGTATCGCGGAAAGGTGTTGCTGGTCGTAAATATCGCTTCAAAATGCGGGTTGACCAAGGGAAACTATGCAGAACTGACGGAGCTGTCCCAGAAGTACGCTGACAAAG ATTTCAAAATACTGTCATTCCCATGTAACCAGTTCGGATCACAAATGCCAGAACAAGATGGCGAACAAATGGTATGTCATCTGCGTGATGCCAAAGCGGATGTAGGAGATGTTTTTGCTCGG GTCAATGTCAATGGGGACGATGCAGATCCACTGTACAAGTATCTGAAGCATAAGCAAGGAGGCAGTTTGGGCAGTTTCATCAAGTGGAACTTCACCAAGTTCCTAGTCGACAAGAATGGAGTACCGGTTGCGCGTTTCTCGCCTACTACAACCCCGCTGGATATTGTTAAAGATATCGATAAGCTGCTGTAG
- the LOC134227300 gene encoding uncharacterized protein LOC134227300 isoform X2: MIGRKSVICGAFAILSYCAYRYNFAEMATESTSDYKSAQSVYDFTVKDGQGENVSLDKYRGKVLLVVNIASKCGLTKGNYAELTELSQKYADKDFKILSFPCNQFGSQMPEQDGEQMVCHLRDAKADVGDVFARVNVNGDDADPLYKYLKHKQGGSLGSFIKWNFTKFLVDKNGVPVARFSPTTTPLDIVKDIDKLL; encoded by the exons TACTGTGCATATCGGTACAACTTTGCAGAGATGGCTACCGAATCAACATCGGATTACAAGAGTGCCCAATCGGTGTACGATTTTACCGTTAAGGACGGCCAAGGGGAAAATGTCAGCTTAGATAAGTATCGCGGAAAGGTGTTGCTGGTCGTAAATATCGCTTCAAAATGCGGGTTGACCAAGGGAAACTATGCAGAACTGACGGAGCTGTCCCAGAAGTACGCTGACAAAG ATTTCAAAATACTGTCATTCCCATGTAACCAGTTCGGATCACAAATGCCAGAACAAGATGGCGAACAAATGGTATGTCATCTGCGTGATGCCAAAGCGGATGTAGGAGATGTTTTTGCTCGG GTCAATGTCAATGGGGACGATGCAGATCCACTGTACAAGTATCTGAAGCATAAGCAAGGAGGCAGTTTGGGCAGTTTCATCAAGTGGAACTTCACCAAGTTCCTAGTCGACAAGAATGGAGTACCGGTTGCGCGTTTCTCGCCTACTACAACCCCGCTGGATATTGTTAAAGATATCGATAAGCTGCTGTAG
- the LOC134227300 gene encoding uncharacterized protein LOC134227300 isoform X3 yields MATESTSDYKSAQSVYDFTVKDGQGENVSLDKYRGKVLLVVNIASKCGLTKGNYAELTELSQKYADKDFKILSFPCNQFGSQMPEQDGEQMVCHLRDAKADVGDVFARVNVNGDDADPLYKYLKHKQGGSLGSFIKWNFTKFLVDKNGVPVARFSPTTTPLDIVKDIDKLL; encoded by the exons ATGGCTACCGAATCAACATCGGATTACAAGAGTGCCCAATCGGTGTACGATTTTACCGTTAAGGACGGCCAAGGGGAAAATGTCAGCTTAGATAAGTATCGCGGAAAGGTGTTGCTGGTCGTAAATATCGCTTCAAAATGCGGGTTGACCAAGGGAAACTATGCAGAACTGACGGAGCTGTCCCAGAAGTACGCTGACAAAG ATTTCAAAATACTGTCATTCCCATGTAACCAGTTCGGATCACAAATGCCAGAACAAGATGGCGAACAAATGGTATGTCATCTGCGTGATGCCAAAGCGGATGTAGGAGATGTTTTTGCTCGG GTCAATGTCAATGGGGACGATGCAGATCCACTGTACAAGTATCTGAAGCATAAGCAAGGAGGCAGTTTGGGCAGTTTCATCAAGTGGAACTTCACCAAGTTCCTAGTCGACAAGAATGGAGTACCGGTTGCGCGTTTCTCGCCTACTACAACCCCGCTGGATATTGTTAAAGATATCGATAAGCTGCTGTAG
- the LOC134227301 gene encoding telomerase reverse transcriptase-like yields MPKPFPSRSVVNTQEFTKRILESGNIGEEDIMVSFDVAALFPSVPVKDALNLLEDWLLEQRTDAAWRGKVKMYLKLARLCMNENYFTFRGSFYKQTKGAPMGNPLSPFLCELFMANLEDSLEEQGVLPEKWWRYVDDIFSIINRKDLPRILEAINNVHKDIKFTHEEEKEGSPPTP; encoded by the exons atgccgaagccgttccccagcagatcagttgtaaacacccaggagttcaccaagaggatattggaatcaggaaacatcggagaagaggacatcatggtatcattcgacgtagcggcattgttcccaagcgttccagtgaaggatgctttgaaccttttggaggattggctactagaACAACGGACGGATGCAGCATGGCGAGGAAaagtaaagatgtatctcaagcttgcaagattatgtATGAacgagaactactttacattccgtggaagcttctacaaacaaacgaagggtgcacctatgggaaatccgctatcaccgtttttgtgcgaattattcatggcgaatttggaggacagcctagaggaacaaggagtactacccgagaaatggtggagatacgtggacgacattttcagcattatcaaccggaaagatctacccaggattttggaagcgataaacaacgtgcataaagacatcaaattcacccacgaggaggaaaaggaag gaagcccaccaacaccatga